The genomic segment GTCTTGAGTAAATAGCAAATGCAATGGTCGCCTTGCACATCGTCAAGTGGCAGGATTGCGCCTTCACTTTGAAGCTGTTTGAGCGATTCGCGAAGGCTCAATAGGTCTGCAACACGGCGATCAATCGCGCTTAGCCGTTGAGCAATGGCATCCAGCACGCGCTCGCAGGGCGCGATGCCGTTATCGCGGGCGGCGAGGATTTCTGAAATATCAGCGAGCGAAAGACCTACGCCGCGCGCGCTGGCGACAAACCGCAAACGCTCAACATCGGCAGGCGTATATTGCCGATAGTTATTCGTCGACCGTTTTGGATTTGGCAACAATCCAATCGACTCGTAATACCGAATTGTTCTGGCCGGCACGCCGCTAAGTTGAGCCAATTCTCGAATGACCATTTCGATTGCCTCCTACTCTACACCTTCCAGTCGCTGGAATGTCAAGCCCCAATTCCATTCAACACAAATATCGCTTTGGCTGACAACCAGTTTAGCCCGGTGCGGGGAGCCGGACACCCCAAGCGGGGCCTGTGGTGGGGCGTTCAATTGAACGCCTGAACGCCCCAACTGGTTGGTCACCCCGTCGCGCGCACCAGCAGCAGCGGCTTCGTTGCGTGCCGCAGCACGCGATCGGCGATGCTGCCCAGCATCCAGCGCGTCACCCCGGACAGGCCGTGCGTGGACATCACGATCAGATCGGCGTGCTGGCTGTCGGCCGCGTTGAGGATGTGCTCGGCGATGTCGCCGGACTCGGCCTGCCAGTGCGCGTGCACGCCGTTGGCGGCCAATCGCTGCGTCACGTCGACCATGTACTGCTTCGAGTACGCGTACGTGTCCCGCATCACCCGCTCGACCGCCGGGTCGTTTGACGCGTCGAACGTGTAGCCCGACGTGTCCCAGACGTGATAGAGCAGCAACTCCGCATCGAACGCCAACGCCAGCGCGGTCGCGGGCGGCAGGGCGCGCTCGGCCAGCGGCGAACGGTCGAGCGGCACCAGCAGGCGGTGCAGCGCGGGCGGTCCGGCATCCGGAGACAACTGCGCGCGCACCAGCAGCACCGGCACCGGTGAGGCGTGCAGCAGCTTGTCCGCGATGCTGCCGTAAACCCAGCGCTGCACGCCGCCGCGCCCGTGAGTGGACATCGCGATCAGATCGGCGTTGCTCCGCGCGGCATGACCGAGGATCGCCTGCGCCGCCGGGCCGGCGGCCACCACGCAATCAACCGCGAGGCCGTCCTGTCGCAGCGACGTCGCCACGCGCTCCAGATCGTCGCGCGCGTGCAGTTCCATTTCGCCGACGGTGGTCGGCCCGACGACCGGCTGCGCCGTCTCCAGCGCGTGCAGGAGCGTCAGGCGGCCGCCCATGCGCGCCGCCAGCACGCGCGCCCAGCGCAGCGACTGCTCGGCCACCGGCGACAGGTCGAGCGGCACGATGATGTGGTCGAACATGGCTCCCCCTCTCGCGACAGGATGACAAGATGACTTGATGAAGAGATGACCGGATGACAAGGTGAAAGGGTGACGCGATGAGACAGTCACCTTGTCACTGTGTCACCAAGTCATCTTGTCATCCTGTCATCCCCTCATCCGTTCACGCCGTTCGTCGCCGCTGCACCCACTTCTCCAGTTCGACGGCCCAGAAGATGATGGAGCTCAGCGCCAGCGCGATCAGCAGATCGGGCCAGGCCAGCGGTTTGGTCGAGAAGAACTCCTGCATGAACGGCAGATAGACGACCGCCAATTGCAGTACAAACGTCAGGCCGATCGCGCTGATCAATGCCATGTTGGAGAACACCCCGGCGGTGAACAACGAGTCGCGCCCGGTGCGGATCGCCAGCACGTGCGCCATTTGCGCCAGTGTCAGCACAATGAAAACCATCGTCTGCCATTCGGCGCGCCCGGCCCGCCAGTAGGCCCAGCCCGCGCCGAGCGATAGCCCGGCCATCAGCAGGCCGACCCAGATGATATGCCAGCCCATACCGCGCCCGAAGAAGCTCTCGCTGCGCGCGTTGGGCGGGCGGCGCATCGCGTTGCGCTCGGCCGGCTCCACGCTCAGCGCCAGCGCGGGCGGGCCATCGGTCACCAGGTTGATCCAGAGAATCTGCAGCGGCAGCAGCGGCAGCGGCATGCCGATGAACGGCGCGGCCAGCATGACCCAGATCTCGCCCGAATTCGACGCCATCAGGTAGCGGATGAACTTGCGCACGTTGTCGTAGATCGTGCGCCCCTCTTCGACCGCCGCGACGATGGTGGCGAAGTTGTCGTCGAGCAGGACCATGTCGGCCGCTTCTTTCGACACGTCGGTGCCCGTGATGCCCATCGCCACGCCGATCTCGGCCCGCTTGAGCGCCGGCGCGTCGTTGACGCCGTCGCCGGTCATGGCGACGACGTGCCCGCGATTCTGCAGCGCCTGCACGATCGCCAGCTTGTGCTCCGGCGAGACACGCGCATAGACGGAGACCGTCTCGACGACCAGGTCCAGCGCTGCCGCGTCCATGCCGTCCAGGTCGCGCCCGGTCAGGATGCCGTCGTCATCCGGGCCGGCGATGTCGAGCGCGCGCGCGATCGCCTGCGCGGTGAGCGGGTGATCGCCGGTGATCATCACCGGGCGGATGCCAGCGGCGCGGCAGGTATGCACGGCGTCGCGCACCTCGGCGCGCGGCGGGTCGATCATGCCCATCAGCCCGGCAAAGACCAGATTGCGCTCCAGCTTCGCTTTGACCGGCGCGGGCGCGCCGGGGTCAAACGCGTCCAGCGGGCTGACGGCGACGCCGATCACGCGCACGCCGCGCGCGGCCAGCTCGTCGTTCGCATGCGCGATGCGCAGCCGGTGCGCCTCGTCGAGCGGCGCCGCCTCCGCGCCAACCCAGACCCGGTCGCAGACCGCCAGCAGGCTGTCCACCGCGCCTTTGGTCAGCGCCACGTGCGCGGGCGCGCCTTCGCGCAGCGGCCCCGGCAGCGCGGCGCGATCGCCGACGGTGTGTACCGTCGTCATGCGCTTGCGGTTCGAATCGAACGGGATCTCGGCCACGCGCGGCAACGACTGCTCGAGTTCAACCTTGCGCATGCCCATGCGGTATGCCGCCGTCAGGAGCGCGCCTTCGGTCGGATCGCCGATCACTTGCGGGTTCGCGCCGTCCGCTTGCAGTTGCGCGTCGTTGCACAGCGCGCCGCCCAGCAGGGTTAGCGTGGCCGCCAGCGGTCGCCCGGCGGAGTCGCCCGGCGCAGTGCCGGGGTCGAAGCGCGCGCCCGCCACGTCCAGCACGATGACGGTCATGCGGTTTTCGGTGAGCGTGCCGGTCTTGTCGGAGCAGATGACCGTGACCGAGCCGAGCGTCTCGACCGCCGGCAGCTTGCGGATGAGCGCGCGGCGCTTGAGCATGCGCTGCGCGCCGAGCGCCAGCGCGATCGTGACAACGGCCGGCAACCCTTCGGGCACCGCGGCCACGGCCATGCTGACCGCCGTGAGGAACATCAGCCGGGCATCCTCGCCGCGCAGGATGCCGAGCACGAAGACGACGGCGACGATCACCAGCGCGATGCCCGCCAGTGCCCGGCCCAACTGGTCGAGCCGGCGCTGGAGTGGCGTCTGCTCCGCCGAGACGTCCTGAAGCATCGCCGCAATGCCGCCCAGCACCGTATTCATGCCGGTCTCGACGACGATGCCCGCACCGCGCCCGTACGTCACAACCGTGCCCATGAACGCCATCGTGTGACGATCGCCGAGCGAGGCGTCAGCCGGCACCGCCATCTCGGCAAATTTATCCACCGGATGCGATTCGCCGGTCAGCGTCGCTTCCTGCGCGCGCAGATTGACGCTCTCCAGCACGCGGCAGTCGGCGGGCACCAGC from the Chloroflexota bacterium genome contains:
- a CDS encoding cation-translocating P-type ATPase, producing the protein MSSAPWHALPPADVLRQVESDAAGLSETEAAARLARNGPNELIERGLTSPWRILWEQLTATMVVILIVAAAVSVFLGDEKDAIVIAAIVVLNAALGFAQEYRAERALAALKKLAAPVVKVRRDGILRERSARELVSGDVILLETGMLVPADCRVLESVNLRAQEATLTGESHPVDKFAEMAVPADASLGDRHTMAFMGTVVTYGRGAGIVVETGMNTVLGGIAAMLQDVSAEQTPLQRRLDQLGRALAGIALVIVAVVFVLGILRGEDARLMFLTAVSMAVAAVPEGLPAVVTIALALGAQRMLKRRALIRKLPAVETLGSVTVICSDKTGTLTENRMTVIVLDVAGARFDPGTAPGDSAGRPLAATLTLLGGALCNDAQLQADGANPQVIGDPTEGALLTAAYRMGMRKVELEQSLPRVAEIPFDSNRKRMTTVHTVGDRAALPGPLREGAPAHVALTKGAVDSLLAVCDRVWVGAEAAPLDEAHRLRIAHANDELAARGVRVIGVAVSPLDAFDPGAPAPVKAKLERNLVFAGLMGMIDPPRAEVRDAVHTCRAAGIRPVMITGDHPLTAQAIARALDIAGPDDDGILTGRDLDGMDAAALDLVVETVSVYARVSPEHKLAIVQALQNRGHVVAMTGDGVNDAPALKRAEIGVAMGITGTDVSKEAADMVLLDDNFATIVAAVEEGRTIYDNVRKFIRYLMASNSGEIWVMLAAPFIGMPLPLLPLQILWINLVTDGPPALALSVEPAERNAMRRPPNARSESFFGRGMGWHIIWVGLLMAGLSLGAGWAYWRAGRAEWQTMVFIVLTLAQMAHVLAIRTGRDSLFTAGVFSNMALISAIGLTFVLQLAVVYLPFMQEFFSTKPLAWPDLLIALALSSIIFWAVELEKWVQRRRTA
- a CDS encoding heavy metal-responsive transcriptional regulator, with the protein product MVIRELAQLSGVPARTIRYYESIGLLPNPKRSTNNYRQYTPADVERLRFVASARGVGLSLADISEILAARDNGIAPCERVLDAIAQRLSAIDRRVADLLSLRESLKQLQSEGAILPLDDVQGDHCICYLLKTHRDSGQVIIQRRESFHD
- a CDS encoding universal stress protein yields the protein MFDHIIVPLDLSPVAEQSLRWARVLAARMGGRLTLLHALETAQPVVGPTTVGEMELHARDDLERVATSLRQDGLAVDCVVAAGPAAQAILGHAARSNADLIAMSTHGRGGVQRWVYGSIADKLLHASPVPVLLVRAQLSPDAGPPALHRLLVPLDRSPLAERALPPATALALAFDAELLLYHVWDTSGYTFDASNDPAVERVMRDTYAYSKQYMVDVTQRLAANGVHAHWQAESGDIAEHILNAADSQHADLIVMSTHGLSGVTRWMLGSIADRVLRHATKPLLLVRATG